The Parvibaculum sp. DNA segment CGGCATCTCCTCCCGGCAGGGCCCGCACCAGGTCGCCCAGAGGTTGAGCAGGACGAGCCGGCCCTTGAAATCGTCGAAAGTGAGTGCCTCGCCCTCGCCCCCCTCGAAAATGACCGCCGGCACCGGCGCCGGCTCGGCCGCGGCCCTGAAATTGGCCATGTCGCCGACCGCCAGCGCCTGAAGGGCCGGCGGCGCGGCGGGCGCCCCAGGATCGTCCGGGTTGCCGCCCCCCTGCACGATCAAGTATACCGCCCCGACGATCAAAAGGGCGGCGCCGGCCAGAATGGCGATAGACTTCGGTCCGACCTGAGCCATGGAACAGTCCGCTTCCACCCCGGTTCGGGCCCGCGGCCGCCCGGAGAAAGACAATGAGCAACAAGATGTGGGGCGGCCGCTTCGGCACCGGCCCCGACCGGATCATGGAGGAAATCAACGCCTCCATCGGCTTCGACAAGCGCTTCTTCGCCCAGGATATCCGGGGCTCGAAGGCGCATGCGGCCATGTTGACCGAAACCGGAATTATCTCAAGCGAAGATGCCGATAAAATCGTCGCAGGTCTCGACGCGGTGCTGGCCGAGATCGAGGCGGGAAACTTCTCGTTCAAGCGCGAGCTTGAAGACATCCACATGAATGTCGAGGCGCGGCTGGCCGAGCTGATCGGCGCTGTGGCCGGGCGGCTCCATACCGCGCGCTCGCGCAACGACCAGGTGGCGACCGACTTCAAGCTCTATATCCGCGACACGATCGACCATCTCGACAGACAGCTCCGGGACCTGCAGCTTGCGCTGGTGGCAAAGGCCGAGACGCATGCGGCAACCATTATGCCGGGCTTCACGCATTTGCAGACCGCGCAGCCCGTGACCTTCGGCCATCACTGCCTCGCCTATGTCGAAATGGCGGCGCGCGACCGGGGCAGGCTCGCAGATGCGCGGCGGCGTCTCAATGAATCGCCGCTGGGCGCCGCCGCACTCGCCGGCACGTCGTTTCCGATCGACCGCGAAAAGACCGCGGCCGCGCTCGGCTTCGATGCGCCGACGCGCAATTCGCTCGACAGCGTGTCGGACCGCGACTTCGTGCTCGAAACATTGTCGGCGGCGGCAATCTGCGCCACGCATCTCTCGCGGCTGGCCGAGGAAATCGTCATCTGGTCGACGCCGGGCTTCGACTTCGTGCACCTGCCCGACAGCTTTACGACCGGCTCCTCGATCATGCCGCAAAAGCGCAATCCCGACGCCGCCGAACTGGTGCGTGCCAAGACCGGCCGCGTCGTCGGTGCGCTGACGGCGCTGCTCATCGTGATGAAGGGCCTGCCGCTCGCCTATTCGAAGGACATGCAGGAAGACAAGGAGGCGGCCTTCGACGCGCTCGACGCGCTGTCGCTGTCGCTGGCCGCCATGACCGGCATGGTCGAGACGCTCGCCGTCAACGACAAGGCGATGCGCGAGGCGGCGGCGCGCGGCTTTTCGACCGCAACCGACCTTGCCGACTGGCTGGTGCGGACGCTTGGCTTGCCCTTCCGGGAAGCGCATCATGCGACCGGCGCGCTGGTGGCGAAGGCCGAAAAGAAGGGCGTCGACCTCGACAAGCTGACGCTTGAGGAAATGCGCGAAGTGGAGCCCGGCATCACCGATGAGGTATATTCGGTGCTCGGCGTCGACAATTCGGTGGCGAGCCGTGTGAGCTTCGGCGGCACGGCGCCCGCCAATGTGCGCGCCGCCGCCAAGTGGTGGCGCGGCGAACTCGGCCAATGAGACGGACGGAAGGAAAACGGGATATGACGATGCGACATCTGCAGATGGCCGTTCTGGGCCTCGTCCTCGCTGCCGTCGTCACCGGTTGCGGCCGGAAGGGATCGCTCGAACTGCCGCCCGGCGCGACGCCCCCGCCGGCCGCTGCCGAGACGAGCAAGGGTTTCGACGACGAGGAATTGCCGATCGACCTGCGCGCGACGGATGACGGCATGGGCGCGACGCGCACGACCCGCGGCGCCCAAGACTGATCGCCGCGCCATGCATCATTTCGACTACCGCAACGGCATCATGCATGCCGAGGACGTTGCGATCCCCGACATCGCGGCGGCGGTCGGCACGCCCTTCTATTGCTATTCGAGCGCGACCCTCGAACGCCACTACCGCGTCTTTGCCGCCGCCTTCAAGGGTCAGCCGGCGCGCGTCTGTTATTCGGTCAAGGCCAATTCCAATCTCGCCGTGATCGCGACGCTGGCCCGGCAGGGCGCGGGCGCCGACGTGGTGTCGGAGGGCGAGCTGCGCCGCGCGCTGGCTGCCGGCGTGACACCGGACAAGATCGTCTTCTCGGGCGTCGGCAAGACCGAAGGCGAAATGGCGTTTGCGCTCGAGGCGGGCATCGACCGCTTCAATGTCGAA contains these protein-coding regions:
- a CDS encoding TlpA disulfide reductase family protein, which encodes MAQVGPKSIAILAGAALLIVGAVYLIVQGGGNPDDPGAPAAPPALQALAVGDMANFRAAAEPAPVPAVIFEGGEGEALTFDDFKGRLVLLNLWATWCGPCREEMPALDRLQAALGSAQFEVVALSVDSKGHPLARAFFAEHGLDNLAFYIDPTARANVTLKAFGLPTTLLIAPDGREIGRLVGPAEWDGDDAKRLIEAALNPSAP
- the argH gene encoding argininosuccinate lyase codes for the protein MSNKMWGGRFGTGPDRIMEEINASIGFDKRFFAQDIRGSKAHAAMLTETGIISSEDADKIVAGLDAVLAEIEAGNFSFKRELEDIHMNVEARLAELIGAVAGRLHTARSRNDQVATDFKLYIRDTIDHLDRQLRDLQLALVAKAETHAATIMPGFTHLQTAQPVTFGHHCLAYVEMAARDRGRLADARRRLNESPLGAAALAGTSFPIDREKTAAALGFDAPTRNSLDSVSDRDFVLETLSAAAICATHLSRLAEEIVIWSTPGFDFVHLPDSFTTGSSIMPQKRNPDAAELVRAKTGRVVGALTALLIVMKGLPLAYSKDMQEDKEAAFDALDALSLSLAAMTGMVETLAVNDKAMREAAARGFSTATDLADWLVRTLGLPFREAHHATGALVAKAEKKGVDLDKLTLEEMREVEPGITDEVYSVLGVDNSVASRVSFGGTAPANVRAAAKWWRGELGQ
- a CDS encoding lipoprotein → MTMRHLQMAVLGLVLAAVVTGCGRKGSLELPPGATPPPAAAETSKGFDDEELPIDLRATDDGMGATRTTRGAQD